In Caretta caretta isolate rCarCar2 chromosome 4, rCarCar1.hap1, whole genome shotgun sequence, one genomic interval encodes:
- the LOC142071759 gene encoding myb/SANT-like DNA-binding domain-containing protein 7: protein MQSSSAQVTMMESQNRKRAPAWTEREVRDLIAVWGEESVLSELRSSFRNAKTFLKISQGMKDRGHNRDPKQCRVKLKELRQAYQKTREANSRSGSEPQTCRFYDELHAILGGSATTTPAVLFDSFNGDGGNTEVGFGDEEDDDEEVVDSSQQASGETGFPDSQELFLTLDLEPVPPEPTQGCLLDSAGGEGTSAACVSMITGSSPSQRLVKLRKKKKTHSR from the exons atgcagagctcatcagcacaggtgaccatgatggagtcccagaatcgcaaaagagctccagcatggaccgaacgggaggtacgggatctgatcgctgtttggggagaggaatccgtgctatcagaactccgttccagttttcgaaatgccaaaacctttctgaaaatctcccagggcatgaaggacagaggccataacagggacccgaagcagtgccgcgtgaaactgaaggagctgaggcaagcctaccagaaaaccagagaggcgaacagccgctctgggtcagagccccaaacatgccgcttctatgatgagctgcatgccattttagggggttcagccaccactaccccagccgtgttgtttgactccttcaatggagatggaggcaatacggaagtaggttttggggacgaagaagatgatgatgaggaggttgtagatagctcacagcaagcaagcggagaaaccggttttcccgacagccaggaactgtttctcaccctagacctggagccagtaccccccgaacccacccaaggctgcctcctggactcagcaggcggagaagggacctctg ctgcatgtgtttcaatgatcacaggatcttctccttcccagaggctagtgaagcttagaaagaaaaaaaaaacgcactcgcgatga